The genomic segment acaccccaaaaggatcctgacacactgtgagattcccccccacccccagaaaagggtcccaacacactgtgagacccccaaaCAAATcactgggtcctgacacacagtgaaaccccacaaacccgtgacagcgtcctgacagactgtgagaacccacacacccctggtaTGGTTCAAacacgctgtgagaccccacacacaactgacagacagtgtcctgttacactgtgagaccccacacactcctgacagggacctgacacactgtgagaccccacacacacctgaaagggctcctgacgcactgtgagacccgacacaccccaaaatggtcctgacacactgtgagatccaacacacccctgacagtgacctgacgcactgtgagacgccacacagccctgacagggtcctgacacacattgcgatcccatacacacctgagagggttctgactcaCTGTTAGATCCCCcacaacagcatcctgacacactgtgagaccccccacaaccaccacaagatcctgacacactgtgaaaccgcacaaaccactcacagtaccctgacacacagtgaaaccccacacacccctgacagggacctgacacactgtgagaccccacacacccgtgacagggttcagaaacactgtgagaccccacacaccccagaggggtcctgacacactgtgagaccacacacccctgacaagggcctgacacactgcgagaccccacacaaccctggcagggtcctgacacactgtgagaccccacacacccctgacagggtcctgacacactgtgagaccccacacacccctgacagggacctgacacactgtgagaccccacacaaccctggcagggtcctgacacactctgagaccccccacccccggaaaagggtcctgacacactgtgaaaccccgcaAACCagtaacagggtcctgacacactgcaaAACCCCAGAAACccgtgacagcgtcctgacagactgtgagaccccacacacccctgacagggtcctgacacactgtgagaccgcacacacccctgatagtGTCCCGACGCACGGTGAAACACTGACACATtgtgggtcctgacacactatgatccctcaaacaaccctgagagggtcctgacacactctgagaccccacacacccctgacaggctctTGACACACTGtgcaaccccacacacccctaacagtgtcctgacacactgtaagaccccacacacccctgagagggacctgacacactgtgagaccccacacacccctgagagggacctgacacactgtgagaccccacaggccccaaaaggttcctgacacactgtgagaccccaattaATGCAATAGCTTTGTGCTAACTCTTGTGTATTTAAATACTGAGTTCTGAGTTGAGGCATCTAACAGTTTGTTCACTgtctgttcccatggaagatgttcagcagaaacacaaggagactctgcgggcacaaactgaaacactgagagtgaacacgatcctgatgagggagaaggtgaaggttttccagctggttgatcgatacgctgagctcacggtcatttctactgttcgagatcggagactggtggaacatgagctgctggcaagaggcagagaccacgaggagtggagagaggaacatcTCCGCGGAGAGCTGGAAAAAATCCCGATTGCTCATCTGTTTCAGAAAAGTCACTCACATAGTTTTCGGAACAAAATGAAAAGATTCTTCACACGATCAACTTCGGGACGTTCGGCAGCAGTAGCCGGAGTCCCGgggatcgggaaaacaacaatggtacagaagattgtttatgactgggccacagGGAAACTATACCAACAATTCCATTTTGTCTTCTGTTTCAAATTCCGAgatttaaactccattaactgcagaataaacctgagggaactgattctggagcaatatccttactttgggaattTACTGAGAAAGGTCTGGCggaacccagagggattgctgtttattttcgatggtttggatgaattcaaacacagaatcgattttgctgacagtcggagagacagagaacccaagcaccagtgcccagatcccgagtggtggtgtgaagtgtctgacattgtgtacagtttaatccagggcaagctgctcccagggtgttcagtgctggtgacgaCCCGCCCCACTGCGTTACATTTACTGGAAAAGGCGAAGATCAGTatctgggctgaaatcctgggatttgttggtgaggaacggaagcaatatttcatcaggcattttgaagatcagacagtggcagcagctgttttcaaacacgtggaggagaacgagatcctgtacaccatgagctacaacccctcctgctgctggatcctcgctctggcactgggccccttcttcacacaaagagtcagggacccacagcgagttcccaagaccatcacccaactgtattcctactatatttacaacatcctgaaaaaccatggccgtgagattgagaacccccgtgatgtgttactcagggttggtcagatggccttcagaggagtgtccgataagaagattgtgtttacagatggagatttgatcaactacaatctgcagccttcccagttcctgtccgggttcctgatggagcttttggagagagaggattctgcccggagcgtggtgtacacattcccacacctcaccatccaagagtttgtagctgcagtcgcacaattccTGACGCGACATCCCGAggatatcctgaaattcctcactgaagcccacagcatgacagatgggcgatttgagatatttctccgttttgttgctggtctctccaacccaatgacagctcggggcctggaggagtttctgggtccatttcctcatcaaacaacctgccgggtgattgactgggtgaaggaggaggttaaacgccagAGTGGAAACACGGGGAGTGAATCTGGTAAAAGGAGtctcctgaacacattgcactacctgtttgagtctcagaatcgtggactggctcaggccgcactgggatctgtggaaacactttcattcagtggattgacactgaccccgattgactgcgcggtcctgtctcatgtcatcggactctgtgatacaataaaacacctcAACCTGGAGATctgccacattcagtgtgaaggaatccagcggctgggacccgggctgcacaagtgccaggAGTTGGGGTAACTTGATTTATCTCTCACTCTGAACTGTGAAACTCTTCCATTGTGTTGTTTCAATGTAAAGGGATTTGGGTAAAAGTGTGATAAATACGATTGTGAAGAATTGTGACAAATGCCATCACCCTtcgtcctgtgggatctctcttccccatccaccTGCCTCCTTCATCCCTGCCCCTCCCGACCCTCTCACATCAGGAACACGTTTCTGACCATCGGGGAATGGGACAGAATATGTGGAGTTTACAGGGTCACACCGACAGACTAAACTACTgacattcggtgaataccctggagctgggcagtgagggacattgacagtgacgggaactccgatcagtgatttactgaagagtttaatgtttcctgaaatatccgagtgagagaaattccctcagacccacagtttgaatcactttgttcatcaatttgtctgtttgtgtttagactgagtgataataaactgggagattcaggagtgaaactggtgtctgaggctctgaggaacccggagtgtaaaatacagaaactgtggtaagtaccagactgtgggagattgtgtttacagtcactgggtgtctgacactgaacattaatgtgatcagtaattgtgttactgataaacactggggatttgtaccgtctcctgtctctctgtgtccttcaccctcactctctctcatctccaggctggacaatgtcggtctcacagattctggtgccgaggatctcgtctccgctctcagtacaaacccatcactgacggggCTGGAGCTGGGATTAAACTCGCTCACAGAccgatctgtccccgctctccgccgcctcatactgaccctcccgagtcTGGAGCGGATCctgtgagtgtttgtgttaatgttcaatgtgataaaatatcagcggatccgcgggttttctggtgatatttgtctgtgagtgttgtcccctgttactgacactgttgtgtgatctgtttatttcatctttattctcCCATCTGTTTCAGGCTGTTTAACAATCGGTTCAGTGAGACCGGGGAGAAGGAACTGAGATCTCTGCAGGAACCCAGACCCGGACTGACCGTGTCCGtgtgaacatctgaatgtgtgaaCATCCCCGCCCGCGGGATGCCGACAGTTTAGCCGATTCCCCGCCCTCCcctttaaccccccccccacttccccttACCTTTAATGGCCACGcgccaggtttaattcccaaccGTTTTTAACGGAACTAGCTTTAGGCTCGCGCTGTGTGTCGTTCGCTGTTCTCCCGTGGTGACGTATTTCGGCCTCCTGTCCAGCGGCGCTGCTTCTGCCGGATGTGCGGGTTCGGGACCCCGGGGAATGACACAGACAGGAAGAGCCCGGGGGCCGGTGCTCAGTCTGGGACACCGGTGTCCCGGGGTGGGATTATCCCGGGAGTACgtaatgctggctggcctgctgcgttcacgggCAACTTTTACGTTTCATGCCGGGGAATTACACAGACAGGAAGGGCCCGATGATGGCGGGGTTTTTCTGAGACaccggcgtggataacttcactcacatcatctctgaactgattccacaacctacggactcactttcaaataaTTTACAACTCGTGTCagtattatttaatattttatttgcacaaattTCCCTTCCTTTGCACGTTGCTTGTTGGTTACTCTTtgtttttgtatagtttttcataaattctgctatattgatttattgtcctgtaaatgactgcaataaaatgaatctcggggtagtatatggtgacaaataagaactttgataataaacaacacgcatcaaagttgctggcgaacgcagcaggccaggcagcatctctaggaagaggtacagtcgagacccttcgtcaggactaactgaaggaagagtgagtaagagatttgaaagttggagggggagggggagatccaaaatgataggagaagacaggagggggagggatggagccaagagctggacaggtgattgacaaaagggcatgagaggatcatgggacaggaggtccagggagaaggaaaagggtgaggagggggaacccagaggatgggcaaggggacaaaaaggggaaataataaataaagtcccatcacacactcgtggggtcagacacagcatgaaactccctctacaccatcccatcacacactcccggggtcagacacagcgtgaagctcccaccacaccgtcccatcacacactcccggggtcagacacagcgtgaatctcccaccacaccgtcccatcacacactcccggggtcagacacagcgtgaagctccctccacgccgttccatcacacaatcccagtgactcccttgtccattcgtcccccccacatcccttcccacctatctcccacccagcactaatccttgtaagcggaacaagtgctacacatgccctaacacttcctccctcaccaccattcagggccccagacagtccttccaggtgaggcgagacttcacctgtgagttggctggggtgatatactgcgtccggtgctcccgatgtggccttctatatattggcgagacccgacgcagactgggagaccgctttgctgaacaactaagccctgtccaccagagaaagcaggatctcccagtggccacacattttaattccacgtcccattcccattctgacatgtctttccacggcctcctctactgtaaagatgaagccacactcagattggaggaacaacaccttatattccgtctgggtagcctccaacctgatggcatgaacattgacttctctaacttcagttaatgccccacctctgctttgtaccccatcccttatttattatttattatcattattatttttccccattttttctctcccttttttctccctctgtccctctcactatagtgggttcacctcccctttctttttccctaggcctcctgtcccatgacccccccccccttctccaactctgtataccgtttgccaattaactgtccagctcttggccccattcctccccctccccctcccactttccaatctctgactatctcttctttaaattagtcctgacgaagggtctcaacccgaaacgtcgactgtacctcttcctagagatgctgcctggcctgctgtgttcaccagaatttttgtgtgtgttccttggttaATGTGGCCGCCAGGGATGGAGTGAGACACTGACTTACAATGGTCACAGTCGCACACAGAATCTATGGCGAAGGAACATGCGGTGCCCGTGGATACAATCCCGGGATCGAGTGTCTTATTGATTATAATAACAgtattttaatttgtgttttatatagtcTTGGGTATTTCATGTATGTTTTAATTCTAATAATTTTGTCATTGAATAAACTAATGTATATATCTCAGAtattcacacatacacatatacatgtgggttttggggaggaggggtgaggggtttgggaggAAGAGGAGTGACGGGACGAGGAGTGGACTGATGAGACGGTGACCGTGGCGAAGTCATTGACTCAATAGGGGACGAAAAGGGGAGGCGAAAGTTCCTGTCACAAACTGGTGGTGACGTGGATAAGATAGAGTCGGGGTGAGGAGGAGTGAAACGACAGGAAGGGAGCGGGAGTGATCTGACCaggaaggagggaaagtaatgggaCGAGGTGGGAGGGGATCTGATGGgacgggaagggaggggaagttgCAGGACCAGGAAAGAGGGGTCTGAAAGGAGAGGGTGGGCAGGAACAGGATGGGGCgtgtgggggaagggtgggtgaTTTCGATCCTTCGCAAATAAGACGGACGGCAAGAAGGAGAGCGCGGACAGGGGAAGTGGGGAGCGAGAGGTCGAGACGCGATCTGGGCTGATGGGACGGAGAGTTGAGTGTCTgaacggagggagaggggagagactcaCTCAACGAGAGAGGGAAGGGATCGGGTGAGGGAGCGAAATTTCCCATCGGACAACGTTCACCACCCAGAATGTGTTGGATGGCAGGAGAAAGGACAAGGGACggagaggggagggtgtcagGAGTGATGGGGTGAGTAGTGGAGAGACTCACAGGGTAACTGAAAGAGAGGGCGATGAGGAGTTGAGATTGAATAAACAGGGAGGGAAgtgagtgggaggtgaggaaaaGGGTGTGACTATTTCTACGATGCTGGGAGAGCGGTTTCAATGATAACCATCACAAAATGGCCACCAGCCAGGGTGAGACGGGCGGTGATAGAGGGGACAGAGAGCGGAGTGTGTCAGGAGTGACCGGATGCCGCGGGTGGGACAGGGCGACTCGTAACAAGGGAGCTTGAACTGGGGGGTTCCCACGGGGAGGAATGTGACCACGGGAATGTTacccaccaacccccacccccaactccgtCTCCAAAATCCGGccttgattttcctttcaggccGCTCGGCCCGAATCCTTTGGGCTGTCCCGTGGAGCGGGGAACGTGTCGTTACTGGGGCCCGTCAGAGGCCGGGGTGGGCGCCGGTTCgctggagaagatggaggcgAGGTCCGGCGGTGCGAGCTGGTTAGCATGGATCACCATCATTctctgtgggtgggggagagggagggatcagattgaggaggggacgggagaaagagaaggtgaggagaggagacgggatCCACTACCCACTCccacagcctctctctccctccgtccctctctccaccccctctgtccctccatctcttccccccacctctctctccccctccctatcctcctctccccacccctttcattccctttctgcccccatctctctctcttgctccctcccatctctccccaccctctttccatctccc from the Mobula birostris isolate sMobBir1 chromosome 13, sMobBir1.hap1, whole genome shotgun sequence genome contains:
- the LOC140208192 gene encoding NACHT, LRR and PYD domains-containing protein 3-like, producing MATGGKLNRVRKVLQRFLPGNSLREDDRDMGSKVPKQGQIESDVPMECGPAAAEVEQIQPRESDVRDTEQNPGTGTSEATVCQPRDSDVRDTEQDPGTGTSEVTVCQPRDSDVRDTDQDPGTGTSEATVCQPRSSLNTELSSPQQGVEPEFTISDLLAQGEEYRLYQLTKFYRDRLKQAIEEKVERLGWMLTKEGHFSREENEKVTELTEKGNRTESSRLFLSLVMGKGSRARRAMWESFVTWRTELPKLDRILREIQELGPDPQEYMNIAQGLSELPTQLIDVQQKHKETLRAQTETLRVNTILMREKVKVFQLVDRYAELTVISTVRDRRLVEHELLARGRDHEEWREEHLRGELEKIPIAHLFQKSHSHSFRNKMKRFFTRSTSGRSAAVAGVPGIGKTTMVQKIVYDWATGKLYQQFHFVFCFKFRDLNSINCRINLRELILEQYPYFGNLLRKVWRNPEGLLFIFDGLDEFKHRIDFADSRRDREPKHQCPDPEWWCEVSDIVYSLIQGKLLPGCSVLVTTRPTALHLLEKAKISIWAEILGFVGEERKQYFIRHFEDQTVAAAVFKHVEENEILYTMSYNPSCCWILALALGPFFTQRVRDPQRVPKTITQLYSYYIYNILKNHGREIENPRDVLLRVGQMAFRGVSDKKIVFTDGDLINYNLQPSQFLSGFLMELLEREDSARSVVYTFPHLTIQEFVAAVAQFLTRHPEDILKFLTEAHSMTDGRFEIFLRFVAGLSNPMTARGLEEFLGPFPHQTTCRVIDWVKEEVKRQSGNTGSESGKRSLLNTLHYLFESQNRGLAQAALGSVETLSFSGLTLTPIDCAVLSHVIGLCDTIKHLNLEICHIQCEGIQRLGPGLHKCQELGLSDNKLGDSGVKLVSEALRNPECKIQKLWLDNVGLTDSGAEDLVSALSTNPSLTGLELGLNSLTDRSVPALRRLILTLPSLERILLFNNRFSETGEKELRSLQEPRPGLTVSV